The following are encoded in a window of Verrucomicrobiia bacterium genomic DNA:
- a CDS encoding SBBP repeat-containing protein, translating into MSWPASKFLLTLTCAGTMLTSAHASSTSQTAAEFLSGAPLYFESLDSQRFIARGVDCAVTLDSSGAELTLPGRSAAEAARVVSMRWVGADVTSVLQGIETLPGKVNYLVGTDRSQWRTGQPLFARVRATELYSGIDLIYYADQHARLEYDFILQPGANPTHIAFRIEGADSVRIDRNGELVIKVAGEQIRQHRPVIYQDQLGKRIPVSGGYRMVSRDTIGFAVGKFDATRALVIDPVMSFSTFIGGAKAEFGWGIAVDAANNIYVAGETLSKRFASSADVLQPGYAGGIGAFGDAFVAKYSGTTRELIYRTYLGGRTDDGARSVAVDATGRAYVTGFTDSRNFPIVPEGNPLSLATLEESGRPNNAFRIFPINAFVTRVNADGTGLDFSVLLGGRRRDSGTGIALDGGTGDVFVTGFTESTNFNPVPNGVQTVYGGRRDAFVVRLTELINPVAAYSTFLGGTNQDNAEAIAVRSGQAYVTGFTVSRDFPIENALVVANSTWTNPVVFTNLNMQRGKSFRTDAFVTALNAAGTDILYSTFLGGADHDAGTDIKTDSTGNAYVTGYTFSRVFPTNTIVTPLAPGADFNTHAFVTKLNPAGALVYSAQFGSRGNDQGTGIAVDEARQQVYVAGFTTANNLFNTNVNTLELRAPGAIARRSGRTPRDGFLVALQETAGTVPLTFTNAVLFGGTGNDIPNALAVGSVGGNATAWIGGQTTSKNLTVTNTFPPFEFQENLGNSRKNTKSPDAFLMEIQFP; encoded by the coding sequence ATGAGTTGGCCAGCAAGCAAGTTCCTCCTGACGCTCACGTGCGCCGGCACGATGTTGACTTCAGCACACGCGTCATCAACTTCCCAGACCGCCGCTGAGTTTTTGTCGGGCGCGCCGCTGTACTTTGAATCGCTGGATTCACAGAGGTTCATCGCCCGCGGGGTGGATTGCGCGGTGACACTCGATTCGTCCGGAGCGGAACTCACGCTTCCTGGAAGATCCGCTGCCGAAGCTGCGCGAGTGGTATCGATGCGTTGGGTGGGCGCTGATGTGACGAGCGTATTGCAGGGAATCGAAACGCTTCCTGGCAAGGTGAATTACCTCGTGGGCACAGATCGGTCGCAATGGCGTACAGGCCAGCCTCTGTTCGCCCGCGTGCGCGCGACGGAACTGTATTCAGGCATCGACCTGATTTACTACGCGGATCAACACGCGCGACTCGAGTACGATTTCATCCTGCAACCAGGTGCGAATCCAACACACATCGCGTTTCGAATCGAAGGCGCCGATTCAGTTCGGATTGATCGCAACGGGGAACTGGTAATCAAAGTGGCGGGAGAACAGATCCGTCAACATCGCCCGGTCATCTATCAGGACCAGCTTGGAAAGCGAATCCCCGTATCGGGTGGATATCGCATGGTTTCCAGGGACACCATCGGTTTCGCTGTAGGCAAGTTCGACGCAACCCGCGCCCTGGTGATCGATCCCGTAATGAGCTTTTCGACCTTCATCGGCGGAGCAAAGGCCGAGTTCGGGTGGGGAATTGCGGTAGACGCAGCAAACAATATTTATGTGGCTGGAGAAACCTTATCGAAACGCTTTGCCAGTTCTGCAGATGTGCTTCAACCCGGTTATGCCGGGGGAATTGGCGCCTTTGGTGACGCGTTCGTCGCCAAGTACAGCGGCACCACGCGGGAGCTGATTTATCGCACATACCTTGGCGGCAGAACTGATGACGGAGCCCGGTCGGTGGCGGTCGATGCGACAGGACGCGCGTATGTCACAGGTTTTACCGATTCCCGGAACTTCCCGATCGTCCCAGAGGGTAATCCGCTGTCGCTCGCGACGCTTGAAGAGAGTGGGCGGCCCAACAATGCGTTCCGGATTTTCCCGATCAACGCATTTGTCACACGCGTGAACGCGGACGGAACCGGCCTGGACTTCTCGGTCTTGCTGGGTGGACGCCGCCGGGATTCAGGAACAGGCATCGCATTGGATGGCGGCACGGGCGATGTGTTTGTCACGGGCTTCACGGAATCCACAAACTTCAATCCCGTGCCCAACGGTGTTCAGACCGTGTATGGCGGGCGCCGGGATGCATTCGTCGTGCGATTGACGGAGCTCATTAATCCGGTGGCTGCGTATTCGACGTTCCTCGGCGGAACGAACCAGGACAATGCCGAGGCGATTGCGGTGCGGTCGGGGCAGGCCTATGTGACCGGGTTCACGGTATCGCGTGATTTCCCCATCGAAAATGCCCTCGTGGTCGCCAACAGCACCTGGACAAATCCTGTGGTGTTCACGAACCTGAACATGCAGCGCGGCAAGTCATTTCGCACCGACGCTTTTGTGACCGCACTGAACGCTGCAGGAACGGATATCCTTTACTCCACGTTCCTTGGCGGGGCAGACCACGACGCAGGAACCGATATCAAGACCGACTCCACGGGCAACGCCTACGTCACGGGCTACACTTTTTCCCGCGTGTTTCCAACGAACACCATCGTGACGCCGCTCGCGCCTGGTGCCGACTTCAACACACACGCGTTTGTCACCAAGCTGAACCCGGCGGGGGCATTGGTCTATTCCGCGCAATTTGGAAGCCGCGGCAACGACCAGGGAACTGGCATCGCCGTGGATGAAGCGCGGCAGCAGGTGTATGTGGCGGGTTTCACCACCGCGAACAATCTCTTTAACACAAATGTGAACACGCTGGAACTGCGCGCTCCTGGAGCCATCGCCCGGCGCTCCGGCCGAACGCCGCGGGATGGATTCCTCGTCGCGCTGCAGGAAACCGCGGGCACAGTCCCTCTCACCTTCACGAACGCCGTCCTTTTCGGCGGCACAGGCAATGACATTCCGAACGCCCTCGCGGTGGGGTCGGTTGGAGGGAATGCAACAGCCTGGATCGGGGGCCAGACCACCTCCAAAAATCTCACCGTCACGAACACATTCCCGCCCTTCGAGTTCCAGGAGAACCTGGGGAATTCCCGCAAGAACACGAAAAGCCCCGATGCCTTCCTCATGGAAATTCAATTCCCCTGA
- the bamA gene encoding outer membrane protein assembly factor BamA, giving the protein MPVAWAQPSSLKVARIEIRHVGPQEVSDQLIRANIRVKPNDPYRRLAVDDDIRNLYGTGQFYNIRVTEEPTQEGVVLTYVVQSKPRLTDINFQGNTRYSNSKLQRRITSKVGEPLDERKLFTDTQELQKMYQKAGYPGTEIKYITDIDADTGRATATFEIKEGVKVKIRAVQFDGANAFSQRELRKAIKTRKRWMFSWITGSGVFKDDQFEDDKERLAEFYRSKGYIDFELKDVQFEYPSARKMIVHFIVYEGQQYRVGSVNITGNELFTDEQIAEGLRALQPRGVLLNKTPLGSNGLRMDVGDVFTPKGYQDDVQQIEDFYGARGYLDVSRNLNVSRIPNTDTGTMDLEFKIEEGQPSYIEKIEIRGNNKTKDRVIRRELAVTPGETFDMVRVRLSRQRLEGLQYFEKVDARPEPTDVPTRKNLVISVEEKNTGNLSMGAGFSSVDSLVGFAEITQGNFDLFNPPNFTGAGQKLRLRMQLGTRRQDYLASFVEPWFLGRKLALGVDLYHRELNFQSLENLYNETRSGGHVNLTRALGSDFLIGSIGYRIENVGIDFNGHLPVEPGHYPGEPRPRIPDDLWEEDGSSLLSKVELSLAYDTRNSTTLPDKGQRTEILVELAGPFPGEKEYYKAELKTHWYFRGLFSGHVLELLGGTGVGDAYGSDDSVPFYDRYYLGGLYSLRGYRYRSISPRETGEPPRSREPIGGNTYYFASAEYSLPIIDRLRFALFYDMGNVMYDAYSYDFTDYNDNWGIGLRLNLPIGPLRLDYGIPIQHDRHNSGSGRFQFGVGFERPF; this is encoded by the coding sequence ATGCCCGTCGCATGGGCACAGCCCTCCTCTCTCAAAGTCGCCCGCATCGAAATCCGCCACGTCGGCCCGCAGGAAGTCAGCGATCAACTGATCCGCGCGAATATTCGCGTCAAGCCGAACGATCCCTATCGCCGGCTCGCGGTCGATGATGACATCCGGAATCTTTACGGCACCGGCCAGTTCTACAACATTCGCGTCACCGAAGAACCCACGCAGGAAGGCGTGGTGCTCACCTACGTCGTTCAATCGAAGCCGCGCCTGACCGACATTAATTTTCAAGGGAACACCCGTTACAGCAACAGCAAGCTGCAGCGGCGGATCACTTCGAAGGTGGGCGAGCCCCTGGACGAACGGAAGCTTTTCACCGACACGCAGGAGCTGCAGAAGATGTATCAAAAGGCCGGGTATCCCGGCACTGAGATCAAATACATCACTGACATTGATGCCGACACGGGCCGCGCGACAGCGACCTTTGAAATCAAGGAAGGCGTCAAGGTGAAGATCCGGGCCGTGCAGTTTGACGGCGCGAATGCCTTCAGCCAGCGCGAACTTCGCAAAGCCATCAAGACCCGCAAGCGCTGGATGTTCTCCTGGATCACAGGCAGCGGGGTGTTCAAGGACGACCAGTTTGAAGACGACAAGGAGCGCCTGGCAGAGTTCTACCGCAGCAAGGGCTACATCGATTTCGAGTTGAAGGACGTTCAGTTTGAATATCCTTCCGCGCGAAAAATGATCGTTCACTTCATCGTGTATGAAGGCCAGCAATACCGCGTTGGCTCGGTGAACATCACGGGCAACGAACTCTTCACGGATGAACAGATTGCGGAAGGCTTGCGCGCCCTCCAGCCGCGCGGCGTGTTGCTGAACAAGACACCTCTGGGCTCGAACGGCCTTCGAATGGACGTCGGCGATGTCTTCACGCCCAAGGGTTATCAGGATGACGTCCAGCAAATCGAAGATTTCTACGGCGCGCGCGGTTACCTCGATGTCTCGCGCAACCTCAACGTCAGCCGCATCCCGAACACGGACACCGGCACGATGGACCTCGAGTTCAAGATCGAGGAAGGACAGCCCTCTTACATCGAGAAGATCGAAATCCGCGGGAACAACAAAACGAAGGATCGCGTCATTCGCCGCGAACTGGCTGTCACCCCTGGCGAAACCTTCGACATGGTCCGAGTGCGCCTGAGCCGTCAGCGTCTCGAGGGATTGCAGTATTTTGAGAAGGTCGACGCGCGGCCGGAGCCCACCGATGTTCCCACGCGCAAGAACCTCGTCATCAGTGTCGAGGAAAAGAACACGGGCAACCTCAGCATGGGCGCGGGGTTCAGCTCCGTCGACTCACTCGTAGGCTTTGCAGAAATCACGCAGGGCAACTTCGACCTGTTCAATCCACCCAACTTCACAGGCGCGGGACAGAAGCTTCGCTTGCGCATGCAGCTGGGCACACGCCGCCAGGATTATCTCGCCTCGTTTGTGGAGCCCTGGTTTCTCGGACGCAAACTCGCTTTGGGTGTTGACCTCTATCATCGCGAGCTGAACTTCCAAAGCCTTGAGAATCTTTACAACGAGACCCGCTCAGGCGGCCACGTCAACTTGACTCGCGCGCTGGGGAGCGACTTCCTGATCGGCAGCATTGGTTACCGCATCGAGAATGTCGGGATCGACTTCAACGGCCACTTGCCCGTTGAGCCGGGCCATTATCCTGGCGAGCCCCGGCCCCGAATTCCGGACGATTTGTGGGAAGAGGACGGCAGCTCGCTGCTTTCCAAGGTTGAGCTTTCGCTGGCGTACGACACACGCAACAGCACGACCTTGCCGGACAAGGGACAGCGCACTGAGATCCTGGTGGAACTGGCGGGACCATTCCCGGGCGAGAAGGAATATTACAAGGCCGAACTGAAGACCCATTGGTATTTCCGCGGCCTGTTCAGCGGCCATGTGCTCGAACTCCTGGGCGGCACGGGCGTTGGCGACGCTTACGGCAGCGATGACAGCGTGCCCTTCTACGATCGTTATTATCTCGGCGGCCTCTACTCACTGCGCGGATATCGGTATCGGAGCATCAGTCCCCGCGAGACCGGCGAACCGCCGCGTTCACGCGAGCCCATCGGCGGCAATACGTATTACTTTGCGTCTGCAGAATACAGCCTGCCCATCATTGATCGTCTGCGCTTCGCTTTGTTCTACGACATGGGCAATGTGATGTATGACGCGTACTCGTACGACTTCACTGACTACAACGACAACTGGGGCATTGGATTGCGCCTGAATCTGCCGATCGGCCCGCTGCGCCTGGATTATGGCATACCAATCCAGCACGACCGCCACAACAGCGGCTCAGGGCGGTTCCAGTTTGGCGTTGGGTTTGAACGACCCTTTTAA
- the dnaB gene encoding replicative DNA helicase — MIDSVSDDGARSTDLKRSKRVRRSSSAATSVDRLPPHSPEAEQGVLGCVLLSPNECLGDCIQKFKQGGEIFYDLRHQTIYNTLSDMFDKRQAIDVITLQQNLKDRQLLEQVGGVSYLASLPDTVPSAANLSYYMDIVYEKYLLRKMIHTCTDVVGRVYDYEGEIDALMDEVERDILKISEARVTGENDTIKDLVKKAINTIEEYHQRQGMLTGVPTGFSDLDKMTSGLHAGEMIVIAARPSMGKTSLAMNIAEHVSIDHKLPVGVFSLEMTAESLVLRMLCSRSRVNMRNVRDGFLAERDFPKLTGSAGKLATAPLFIDDSSGLSILQLRAKARRMHQQHGIKLFVIDYLQLLHSTARRAENRQQEIADISSGIKSLAKELEVPIIVLSQLNREMEKDKSRKPRMSDLRESGSIEQDADLIGLLYKPSSGEDDDNPTNAGETEDAVAVNLLIAKQRNGPTGDVNLTFLRSFTRFENAAKISDDDVHN; from the coding sequence ATGATTGATTCGGTTTCCGATGATGGCGCCCGCTCGACGGATTTGAAGCGCAGCAAACGCGTTCGACGCAGCAGCAGCGCCGCAACGAGCGTGGATCGCCTGCCGCCCCATTCCCCGGAAGCCGAACAGGGCGTGCTCGGTTGCGTGCTGCTGTCGCCCAACGAATGCCTGGGCGATTGCATCCAAAAGTTCAAGCAGGGCGGTGAAATCTTCTACGACCTCCGCCACCAGACGATTTACAACACGCTTTCGGACATGTTCGACAAGCGCCAAGCGATCGATGTCATCACGCTGCAGCAAAACCTCAAGGACAGGCAGCTGCTCGAGCAGGTCGGCGGGGTGTCCTATCTGGCTTCTCTTCCCGACACGGTGCCATCTGCCGCCAACCTCTCGTACTACATGGATATCGTGTACGAGAAGTACCTGCTGCGGAAAATGATCCATACCTGTACCGACGTAGTCGGCCGTGTGTATGACTATGAAGGCGAAATCGACGCGCTCATGGATGAAGTCGAGCGCGACATCCTGAAGATCAGCGAAGCGCGCGTAACGGGCGAAAACGACACGATCAAGGATCTCGTCAAGAAGGCCATCAACACGATCGAGGAGTACCATCAGCGTCAGGGAATGCTGACGGGCGTCCCGACGGGATTCAGCGATCTCGACAAAATGACGAGCGGCCTGCACGCGGGGGAAATGATTGTCATCGCAGCTCGCCCTTCAATGGGCAAGACCTCACTCGCCATGAATATCGCCGAGCATGTGTCGATCGATCACAAATTGCCCGTCGGCGTGTTCAGCCTGGAAATGACGGCCGAATCGCTGGTGTTGCGCATGTTGTGCTCGCGCTCGCGCGTGAACATGCGAAACGTTCGCGACGGATTTCTTGCGGAGCGCGACTTCCCGAAGCTGACAGGTTCGGCGGGCAAGCTGGCGACTGCGCCGCTGTTCATTGATGACTCGTCTGGTCTCTCCATTTTGCAATTGCGCGCGAAGGCGCGGCGCATGCACCAGCAGCATGGCATCAAGCTTTTCGTGATTGATTATCTGCAGCTTCTCCATTCTACTGCGCGCCGGGCAGAAAACCGGCAGCAGGAGATTGCGGATATCTCGAGCGGCATCAAATCGCTGGCCAAGGAACTCGAGGTTCCGATCATTGTTTTGAGCCAGTTAAACCGCGAGATGGAAAAGGACAAGAGCCGCAAACCGCGCATGTCCGACCTTCGCGAATCCGGCTCCATCGAACAGGACGCCGACCTCATCGGGCTGCTCTACAAGCCGAGCAGCGGCGAGGACGACGACAACCCGACGAACGCGGGCGAGACGGAAGACGCGGTGGCGGTGAACCTGTTGATCGCCAAGCAGCGCAACGGCCCGACCGGCGACGTGAACCTCACGTTCCTGCGATCATTCACCCGTTTTGAGAATGCGGCCAAGATCAGCGACGACGACGTGCATAATTGA
- a CDS encoding dihydropteroate synthase — protein sequence MLTLEYLAELLEQHRAAASMPVKSFAIGGRFFDFTIEPSIMGVINLSADSWYRESVCLSTESAVRRAHVLRAQGADLVDIGAESTLANAARADDAAQNSRLLPVIRELRAAGIPLSVETYEPAVTRACLEAGAAVLNLTGSDRSDELFRMVADHDAAVIICYVEGRNVREVGDFDFSADPVERMREYFARQIDAAQRNGVERIFIDPGLGFYYRNLQDSAVRVRHQMTVFLNTFRLRELGYPICHALPHAFEYFREEVRIAEPFFAVLASLGKTNLFRTHEVPRVKGVLDTMKVFGKA from the coding sequence ATGCTCACGCTGGAATACCTGGCCGAATTGCTGGAGCAACATCGAGCCGCGGCTTCAATGCCGGTGAAATCGTTTGCAATCGGTGGACGCTTCTTCGACTTCACAATCGAGCCTTCGATCATGGGCGTGATCAATCTTTCGGCGGATTCGTGGTATCGCGAAAGTGTCTGCCTCAGCACGGAAAGCGCAGTGCGGCGAGCCCATGTGTTGCGAGCGCAGGGTGCGGACTTGGTCGACATTGGCGCCGAGTCGACGCTTGCGAATGCCGCGCGTGCGGATGACGCGGCGCAGAACAGCCGGCTGCTTCCCGTGATCCGCGAACTCCGCGCCGCAGGGATTCCATTGTCGGTTGAAACGTATGAACCCGCCGTGACGCGCGCCTGCCTTGAAGCGGGGGCGGCCGTCTTGAACCTCACGGGCAGTGATCGATCGGACGAATTATTCCGAATGGTGGCGGATCACGACGCTGCCGTGATCATTTGTTATGTGGAAGGCCGCAACGTGCGGGAGGTTGGCGATTTCGATTTCAGCGCGGATCCAGTTGAGCGCATGCGCGAGTACTTTGCGCGGCAGATTGACGCCGCCCAACGCAACGGTGTGGAAAGGATCTTCATCGATCCCGGCCTTGGATTTTATTATCGCAACCTGCAGGACAGCGCGGTGCGGGTGCGGCATCAGATGACAGTGTTTTTGAACACGTTTCGACTGCGCGAACTGGGATATCCCATCTGCCACGCGCTGCCGCACGCGTTCGAGTATTTTCGCGAGGAAGTGCGGATTGCCGAGCCGTTCTTCGCGGTTCTGGCGAGCCTTGGAAAAACGAATCTTTTCCGAACGCACGAAGTCCCGCGGGTGAAGGGAGTGCTCGACACGATGAAAGTATTCGGCAAGGCCTGA
- a CDS encoding transposase has translation MPHLKKEGAAYFVTFRLADSLPAHEIARLKHERKVIIEHARASRNPLPWHDQQQLLAWYCDKVETFLDSGHGACWLSKPEVADLVANALKYFHGARYDLRSWVIMPNHVHVVLWPMPGHTLNEILHSWKSFTSIRANRMLNRVNSSFWQAESFDHWIRDDEEHSRLVAYVENNPVKARFCKARDEWKWSSAASVRSSA, from the coding sequence TTGCCGCATCTGAAAAAGGAGGGCGCGGCTTATTTCGTTACGTTTCGACTGGCAGATTCCCTGCCTGCACACGAGATCGCCCGTCTGAAGCACGAGCGCAAGGTGATCATCGAACACGCGCGAGCATCTCGCAACCCGCTGCCCTGGCATGATCAACAACAACTCCTTGCATGGTATTGCGACAAGGTCGAAACATTCCTCGATAGCGGACATGGAGCGTGTTGGCTGAGCAAGCCGGAAGTTGCCGATCTTGTGGCGAATGCCCTGAAATACTTCCACGGCGCACGTTACGATCTTCGCAGTTGGGTGATCATGCCGAATCATGTTCACGTCGTGCTGTGGCCAATGCCGGGGCATACGTTGAACGAGATCCTGCACAGTTGGAAATCGTTCACGAGCATCCGAGCCAATCGCATGTTGAACCGGGTCAATAGCTCGTTCTGGCAGGCTGAATCATTTGATCACTGGATTCGCGATGACGAGGAGCATTCGCGACTCGTGGCTTATGTGGAAAACAATCCGGTGAAGGCGCGTTTCTGCAAGGCGCGAGACGAATGGAAATGGAGCAGCGCAGCGAGCGTGCGCTCTTCAGCGTAG